The DNA region TCCTGGTGAACCGCTTGTAGCAGACGTCACACATGTAGGGCTTCTCACCAGTGTGGATTCGCTGGTGAACTCGGAGGTCTGAGAGCTGCATGAAGTGCTTCCCACAGAGATTACACTGAAAGCGTCTCTCTCCTGTGTGTGATCTCTTGTGGATGACTAGCTTGCCGTAATACTTAAACCTTTTACTGCACACATCACATGCAAGGGGTGGGAGTGCCATGGCTTCTTGGCCAACAGGCTGACTGACTGCACCTGCAGGGCCTCGGGAACGAACTGGATTTATCCTAGCTTGTCCCAGGCTGTCTGTGTTGCCCACAAGTGAGGCTCCTCCTTGAGGCCCTTCTTGGGAAATGAAGGAAGCATCTGGTTTGCTTCTTTTGGGACCTCTCAGATTCAGAGAGTCTCCTCTGCTCTCACTGTGAGTTGAAGCTTCTCTCTCCACAATGCAGGCAGCAGGTATGTCAGCATCCATATTTTCCACAGAGGCTTTTTTTGGTTCCTTCCCCTCCTTTGCTCTCACCACACCTGTGGGACCCTTCGGAAGCTGAGGCTCTGAAGATGTAAGTCCTGTGTTCTCTTCCCTGTCTACATTCAGATCCTTCTCCAAGGTCAGCGTGGGTCTCAGAGCCTTTGGGTCACCTTTTATGACAATAGTCTCTGGCAGCAGGAAGTCCTCTTCCTGCCCCCTGGACAGTGCAGGGATCCTGGGAAAGGTCTGTAGCTCTTGGCTGGCCTGGCCTTCACCTGGAGACATCTCATTCACAGAGGAGGCCGGCTGGCTGGACACGTCTCTCAGATCATCCCTAACACTGGCGGGGGCTTTGGGCATCTCAACATCTGAGTCCTGCGTAAGATACTCCTTGCCAAGGAAGTTGACCACAGACCATTTCTTGGGTTTTCTGTTATTTCGTAGCAGGTCCTCCAGGTCTTTGCAGCTCTGTACACTGTTCATCATGACTAAGACCTGGAGCTCCTGGGGCATGGAGATCATGAACTGCTCCATCACCAGCATGTCCAGGATCTGCTCTTTGGTGTGGAGGTCAGGCCTCAGCCACAGATGGCACAGCTCAGTGAGTCTCCTCAAAGCCTGGATGGGGTCCAACTCTTCCGGGCAGCTGAACATCCTGAAGTTCACATGACACGTCTCAGGGTCTTGGTCTTGATTTCCAAGTTGAGTTTCCTCAGATGCAACAGACCGTGGCAGCTCTGACCCAGGGCTGTTGCAGGGTTCTCGCTGACCCCATGAGGGTGTGCAATTTGCAGCCATATCTAGTGGAGGATATTTTAATCAGTCTCTGAGGAAGCTCTTCCAGTAGCTGGTGTCTAATTGGGACCTATCTACACAGGTCTCCTTTGGTTTTCCTCAGTAATAGAGTCACTGCTTGTTCAGAAGTCTCCTTCCTGCTTTCTGCCTCCAACCTCCCTGCATCTGGGATGAGTgctcctgatttctttttctattgcaaATTAATATGAGGGTCATCTCTTCAGATATGTgtgttttaggctgggcacggtagctcacacctgtaaccccagcactttgggaggccgaggcaggtggatcatctgaggtcaggagttcaagaccggcctggttaaaagagtgaaaccctgtctctactaaaaaacacaaaatttagccatgcgtggtggcaggcacctgtaatcccagctacttgggaggctgacgcaggagaatctcttgaacctgggaggcagaggttgcagtgagccgagatcatgccactgcactccaggctgggcgacagagcaaggctgtctcaagaaaaaaaaaaaagatatgtgtgTTTTAAACTTTATGCATACTATCAATCAGTTATGTGATAAAACCATTAAATTGCTCAGAAAAAGCATTCTTAACTCATAAGATTAACCAAGTTTCTTTAAACAAGGCCAGTTTTTTTAACAGATCTGTCAAAATCtgtttgaataaaaaaattaaaaatcactaaaaataaacaacaggAGATTCAATTCACAGCAACCAATTAGAAGAGGCCCAGTTTACCTGAGCCAGCATAAGGAAGTCCCCTCTGTTTTAACCCTGTAAGAAAAGTATCTTTGTAACAAACAATTCATTTTTGTTccttgtttctgctttctttagccTTCTTCTACCTATAAAGCCTACCTCCTGTGCTCAGCTAATCAGAGCACCTTTCTAATTTTAGAAGGGAGGCTGTTCTATTCACCAATCGCTAAATAAAAGCTaattatgggaggccaaggcaggtggctcactagttcaagtgattgagaccattctggtcaacatggtgaaaccctgtctctattaaaaatacaaaaaattagctgggcatggtggcgcatgcctgtaatcccagctactcaggaggctgaggcaggagaattgcctgaactcaggaggcggaggttgcagtgagctgagatcgcgccattgcactccagcctgggtaacaagagtgaaactccgtctcaaaaaaaaaagctaattagaTTTAAATGAATGTCAAAAATTTTTGACATACGTATATATGCATGATACAAGTATCACAAGCACTTCATAAAACAGATACAGTATACGTAATGGAATATAGTAATTGAGGCCGGGTGCtatatctcatgcctgtaatcccagcactttgggaagctggggcaggtggatcagccagggtcaggggttcaagaccagcctggccaacatggcgaaaccctgtctctactaaaaatacaaaaattagctgggcatggtggtgggtgcctataatcccagctatttgggaggctgaggcaagagaattgcttgaacctgggaggcaaaggttgcagtgagccaaggtcgcaccattgcactacagcctgggcaacatgagcgaaactccatctcaacaacaacaaaaaatatatatatagaaattgcAGTCTTTGGAGTAATTTTCTGAACAGTAATCTCATTATCCTTTTTTCTTAAGTTGCATTTAGTATTCATCTGTTTATTTCTTATGATATGGAAAAATGACATCCATagggcatttttttcttccaaataatgaaaatatcctGTGAAATATTAGGAAATTTGTAACTATCTTTTGAggtttctgattttctttctgcttagtgGCTTATTTCTAGTTATAAAACAGctacataaaaatataactcTGACAAATTCCACTATTTACATAAACACTTATAAACTCtgtatatacaatttatatttcttctttcatacAGTGCTAATTGGAATTCCAAGCAAatatacccccccaaaaaaagaatatattgttAAAATCTTATTTACTACAGTGATTACTTAGTTTATATCAATATGTGGTATTCAGACTTCCTGGGGCTGTGTGCTAACATGCAGATTCCAGGACTTCACCTCACAAATTCTGTTGCAGTACGTCTGGGGTACAACCAGGAATCcatattttaataacattgacATGTTATTTTTATGCCCAATGAAATTAAAAAGCCATATATTTAAGAgacatttgttgtatttttctcaTGAATCAATTTTGTACCTAATTTTgcctcaaatatttaaaattttttctttaaaaaaatctcccaaGCTGTGTAAGTTTCAAGTACCACAAAAACCTCAATCTACTCCTGCTACAGGTGAGCttgtaattcatatttttatatttctaaatgatACCCACAGATCATGTAATTCAAAGAAACATGATGGAAACCTTGGAAAATTTCAAAAGGGGGATGTGAAGAGGCTACATCTAAAATAATGAGGTCTAAATGCAGCATGTTTCCAGAAGTTGCTCCCTGTGCAGAAGGGTCCACAGCCACCAATTCTCAAGCATGAGTGCATGGAAGAGGTGACAAGTTATATGGTCATGAGAACAGCTGACCTGTAGTGCCCTTTGGAGAACCACTCCTAGTACAAATTAAGGTATTTGATTAGATGGTATTTTGTAACTGACTAGAAGTTTAACTCTCATGCTATTCCAGGACTCACTGCACTCATCCCAAATTTGGACTGaggttaaaaattagaaataaaaaaaaaaaggctgggtacggtggctcagcctgtgatcccagcactttgggaggctgaggcaggtggatcacttgaatcaggagtttgagaccaacctgggcaacatgacaaaaactggctctactaaaaatacaaaaattagccaggcatggttgtgcaaacctgtagtcccagctactcaggagaactgcttgaacctgggaggcaaaggttgaagtaattcaagattatgccactgcagtctagcctgggccaTGGAGCAagactgttaaaaagaaaaaaaaagggccaggtgcagtggctcacacctgtaatcccagcactttgggaggtcaaggcacgTGGATTACTTGGGCCCActagttcaataccagcctggccaacatggtgaaatcctgtctactaaaaccataaaaattagccagatacggtgggtgtgcctgtagtcccagctactcaggaggctgaggcaggagaatcgctggaatccaggaggcagaggtttcagtgagccgagatggcacaactgcacatcagcctgggcgacagagcaaggctctgtcagaaagaaagaaagagagaaagaaaggaaagaaaaaaaagaaagagagaaatattacATATGCACTAGATACATCAACCATCTTCTTCCCACCCATGACCTATTCAAAGAGAATCTGTCCTCTACCTGCAATCACAGTGGTCATACTTATCTCAGGTGAACCATAGACAACGGATTCAGGGTGAGCCGATTCTATGCTCTCCTTTGAGAAACTGTTCCTATTGTGCAGAGAAGTTCTGATGTGTGGGTACATTGGGACACACATGACACCATGGCAAATCAAAGCCTTGGGTCAGAGTTAGGGGAGAGCAAACCTCGAGAACCTTGCAAAGATCAGAAAGAATGAGACACATGACAGTTTTcacaaaaagcattttaaaaaacaagaatgagATAGAGAAGGAACAAATGGACATACCTAGGGAAGCAGAGATGAGAGATCATCTGATCCTAAAAAGGCTATTTGTTGGATGACTACTTCCTATGCAATAGGATTCTATATTCCATCACATATGCCTCTGAATCGCTTGAATAAATACCcttcctggctgggcgcagtggctcatgactgtaatcccaacactttgtgaggccgaggtgggtggatcacctgaggttgggagtttgagatcagcttgaccaacatgaagaaaccctgtctctactaaaaatacaaaattagctgggtgtggtagagcatgcttgtaatcccagctactcaggaggctgaggtaggagaatcacttgaacccaggaggcagatgttgtggtgagccgagatcaggccgctgcactccagcctgggcaataagagagaaactccatctcaagaaataaataaataaataaatgcccttTCTGTCTACACCCAGAGAGCTGTGCTGAGGAAGTTTTGGTCCTTATCAGCAGAGATCTCTAGTTAAGACAATGGTGCACTTATCAGCCACAGGTTTCAGAGTAGTTAAGGAAGGAAGTACACATCCTGTGGAATATGAGGCTGCCTGTGGAATGCAAGTAAGTAGAGCACTGAAGCTCAGACTGGGGCATCACAGAAACAGGCTGCTGAGGACAAGGCATGCAGCTAGGGTAATGAGGTCCCTAAACAAGAAGACTCCCTGTCTACAAAGAGTAAAGTGAAGGGCACTCAAAAGTATTGAGATTTTTAGCTACTAAGAAAGGGGTACATTCAGCTTCCTAGTCTTACTAGCAttagttatatatttaatatattatagtgTAAATGTACATTCAAGATAAGGTGATGAAAAAGTCAAAATCTGGCTATTTGTGACAGTCAAAGCACAGGTTGCAATTTTGGCGGGACAAATGGCATAGGGATTACAGCATAGAGAGAGATTAGATCAAAACTCTTATTTTTCTTACTGCCTCCATCTACCTACTCTGAATACTCTGCAAGAATTGAATAGTCAAAGCACCAACTGCTagttattgccttttttttttttttgagacagagttttgctcttg from Callithrix jacchus isolate 240 chromosome 3, calJac240_pri, whole genome shotgun sequence includes:
- the LOC100410419 gene encoding zinc finger and SCAN domain-containing protein 5C — encoded protein: MAANCTPSWGQREPCNSPGSELPRSVASEETQLGNQDQDPETCHVNFRMFSCPEELDPIQALRRLTELCHLWLRPDLHTKEQILDMLVMEQFMISMPQELQVLVMMNSVQSCKDLEDLLRNNRKPKKWSVVNFLGKEYLTQDSDVEMPKAPASVRDDLRDVSSQPASSVNEMSPGEGQASQELQTFPRIPALSRGQEEDFLLPETIVIKGDPKALRPTLTLEKDLNVDREENTGLTSSEPQLPKGPTGVVRAKEGKEPKKASVENMDADIPAACIVEREASTHSESRGDSLNLRGPKRSKPDASFISQEGPQGGASLVGNTDSLGQARINPVRSRGPAGAVSQPVGQEAMALPPLACDVCSKRFKYYGKLVIHKRSHTGERRFQCNLCGKHFMQLSDLRVHQRIHTGEKPYMCDVCYKRFTRMFSLKCHKRSHTGEKPYECKDCNKVFTYRKNLNQHKRIHSGEKPYKCSKCPRAFGRPETLKRHQKTHPETTSQGFHNQVYVFCTKRM